One Brassica napus cultivar Da-Ae chromosome C2, Da-Ae, whole genome shotgun sequence DNA window includes the following coding sequences:
- the LOC125581503 gene encoding F-box/kelch-repeat protein At4g38940-like, translating into MSELMEQFLALSVSPPLIPSLPDDVTVDIVAARVPINHYPALSRVSKSFRKLIASPTLYKRRSQLGITQHRVYAVLHSRKTRASSFYILHRKVDDCSNRLVVVRSITLKSFCGNYVPVGSKVYVFNDLDALSIDCTSHTSQSIPEIPQRMAYKVVNVVDEKKIYVIGDSVCHVVKEKGGMLRETWKKAVTVFDTETQLWEPKLVKEDMFVGVLWSDSVVMDGKIYMKDYSKGNSFVYEPDERKWELMDEVLNSKAWEGACC; encoded by the coding sequence ATGTCTGAATTAATGGAGCAATTCTTGGCGCTCTCAGTGTCTCCTCCTCTGATTCCGTCACTTCCAGACGACGTCACCGTTGATATCGTAGCTGCTCGGGTACCCATAAACCATTACCCGGCTCTCTCCCGCGTTTCCAAGAGTTTCAGGAAACTCATTGCCTCTCCTACGCTCTACAAGAGGCGATCCCAGCTAGGCATCACCCAACACCGTGTCTATGCTGTCCTCCACAGCCGCAAAACTCGTGCTTCCAGTTTCTACATCCTCCACCGGAAAGTCGACGACTGCAGTAACCGCTTGGTGGTTGTCCGGTCAATTACTCTCAAGTCTTTCTGCGGAAACTATGTCCCGGTGGGTTCGAAGGTGTATGTGTTTAACGATCTCGATGCGCTCAGCATTGACTGCACCTCTCACACGTCTCAGTCCATCCCTGAAATTCCTCAGCGCATGGCTTATAAAGTGGTTAACGTGGTTGACGAGAAGAAGATTTATGTAATCGGTGATTCGGTTTGTCATGTCGTTAAGGAGAAGGGTGGTATGTTGCGGGAAACGTGGAAGAAGGCAGTCACGGTGTTTGATACAGAAACCCAGTTGTGGGAGCCTAAGTTGGTAAAGGAAGACATGTTTGTAGGTGTCCTTTGGTCTGATTCTGTGGTGATGGATGGTAAGATTTACATGAAAGATTACAGCAAGGGCAACTCTTTTGTTTATGAACCAGATGAAAGGAAATGGGAATTGATGGACGAGGTGTTGAATTCTAAGGCCTGGGAGGGTGCATgttgttga